One genomic region from Oncorhynchus gorbuscha isolate QuinsamMale2020 ecotype Even-year linkage group LG13, OgorEven_v1.0, whole genome shotgun sequence encodes:
- the c2cd3 gene encoding C2 domain-containing protein 3 isoform X1 has translation MKTKKLKSTKCGSIRRKVPSDVSPTTSLPPLVEGQLRCFLRVTVSRVLWTVPKPSPTTFIRLRWWGESSNGTHFRPRDGSQTTQKTVKSTARFPIRCGPKQFTSYLTDMGSLVLEVLTKPEHLPIARAQVAGISCLSLSHSISGFFTLVSPTSEKLGELQVSLALEALTETYDSSCSFPTTDMSIETTVSAFRSTVKPASQPNILVVPSLSRPLSVNSGKESGSNTPRGKDHLYFQNAQTEKKTDLALENQKPTSSRSQHGQGAANPTVQESTHGQTTNDILSVILERGSKLRNAMVVSALKSDMDSELALKDTPLPLPKDNIGAPPMPSIPPRGRLLQNILHADSSLLQSPHSPPDYLSPDGTAADTENRAVDLLLGSLNGSALPIWDGEGSPPDSFLSVYGDSELNDPQYDQSLLENLFYKAPMSNSSPSDDDKDGPSPKKNLKKRGDDKELRHSGPKKSGGLDSENVQTPGTGDMLPGLCMDQLTVLGEVRLARVVIHSLTVPADSTTTIPKKTSGKGKPPRPLSSKKCSYFVEYLFPVASSRHDPSQALAAEVTRVFSSKVTGGVVNFQQRNVFPVHFSGSTIEQWWGTELTFNIYFRNSSQKKPVAIGMAVFPLRCLLQREQLSQTIILPVQSLQGTGESQDIGPLKVSLELAADNKNFSSANGQRSAGASYRAPSHALTSPQREASPSRVDMTTIRPQHHNTRGEDIPLSTDNNRYSRTGKITVAPQEGPSPLTSLQTSHDRPQAHQVVEEDSGVLLHALLMVPNGKDFSCGPMQPPNVYLNCKLFGQDETSRSVISWGQANPSFNFVQVAPVALTSRLLERMRNNVMVIEVWQRAGSLGQDRLRGLVKLPLHQFYMSFRDPKISHLLLQAQYPVLGVDSYMPVIDVFSGIIKGNLRVLLAMGLSVQIVSLQHMRDEELGSVSHLPRPAHLLDHQPHKVKPSPEETMREHLFVVRVERVKGLTPLQSTVWGEADCYVQYTFPTQEEPPAQSLDPNLLNCSVNLRQFRTTTTLCVPDPVFGHSESHVLLAPVEVPVQRLLLSSFSSQGLANGGGIPFEVWCRYYYPNVRDQLVAKGMLPLSKLCAMVTMQRQQPTEAQVFSLPLMPRTDSPAGHQPQPSGLLDVFVHYKQRPLISDVRSGGAASRVVTMVVQVHRAAGLQAAARALSEQDETFQYYADVGVNVYVTAHLSFLPESERRSTRVAARTFCPEFDHHTEFPCELQVQRSSGETCSLAELLQEATAVFTVWNRDSRMVMVSPRSKNTLLGTVRIQLADLIHKRTGISGWFGVSLPKDLTSSPRHHIFVGGLDISINFAHHADRERVITAAQGLGWEVGREEEEEELPNEGDMWAETPRTVSLTMSMPRAWLPVHCLLLPGHSELQRSTYCYFRYKLYDGEAFCSQLRHPGLSVEKGGGGEEGLATVAFRGSRTVELRSSQPLLWYLREEKLEIQMWVAFGKDRRPRPHDMDRLVGSAFVDLSSLAMMARHKLNLSGVYPLFRRSAPDLSGAALRVHITLTPGSLPEAHTPGGGDSQDQENCDSQGEEEEGGQGVPSSTAAVSRQSGTPSRHQTKSSVSVEPSQPFEVSMEDTFTVTITVDRAMHLSLKGCPLAERSGVLPSCWVSYITTVSAEPVTTALIADSHCPIWDHQQECRLSKQLLLDPQQSLVFKVWHKGDVERVIGFASVDLSPLLSGFQSVCGWYNITDFNGQCQGQLKVSVSPLKGVQELRGQRQAVCDGNKDSSALFQTLPLYYHTTATYSSFPSHVSRYTEQRINSTPHLSDRLLPERSSECDRHDEHMDRVRLYHQSLQEGGGGHPTSAAAVDAHPSSSVLFSALRKNLSELDDIQRYFSHKLSTPTFPSQSEQGQRSRLDEHQVTDTDSSQLLLKSTRLVGEVNNLISVIGSRELEGQAAKERIGFGGDQRDIPAGARDTGLQGHYRMETIPSSPKNISTTPPVPDDHHLPEGYETFPQSAPCIHKASGSPQEDLSPVPSPVPCMYQEHSDFQADEEEEDKAPASEDDGGGPREEEEDGDYEETVVEPRPLNEFASLTDRTSPWTSLLSDPDLASLESLETPEERQALDYSYHPSLTQQEGERSDLQTDTLQAWRSSEAIGSRLEEREQHVNSEFSHGPDTDEEEDTVSDGERTLQTSDNEAALHQESITAALHEQSLLCSGETASRVPGDREALSEVETSGLLYDTAAFSEEDTEHVVTSDTYQPETFLHKEDNRKSKHSDPVEIPNFFLSSHHMEASMRALRIAPVFPLASSDPKKSSLRHGILCRRVPRPRPNIPPSSMKKEETKRIAKIFASHFKD, from the exons TCCCCAGTGATGTGTCCCCAACCACAAGCCTCCCTCCACTGGTTGAGGGTCAGCTGCGATGCTTTCTACGAGTGACAGTAAGCAGAGTTTTGTGGACAGTCCCCAAGCCTTCCCCGACAACTTTTATCAGATTGCGCTGGTGGGGAGAGTCTTCCAATGGGACCCACTTCAGACCACGGGATGGGTCACAAACGACACAGAAGACTGTGAAGTCCACCGCTCGCTTTCCCATCCGATGTGGACCGAAGCAGTTCACATCCTATTTAACAG ATATGGGCTCTCTGGTGTTGGAGGTGCTGACAAAGCCAGAACACCTGCCAATTGCTCGTGCTCAGGTTGCTGGGatttcttgtctctctctgtcacactccaTCAGTGGGTTCTTCACCCTGGTGTCTCCAACATCTGAGAAGCTTGGAGAATTACAG GTGTCGCTTGCTCTGGAGGCCCTGACTGAAACGTACGACAGCAGCTGCTCATTTCCCACCACAGACATGAGTATCGAAACGACTGTGTCTGCATTCAGGTCCACAGTGAAGCCAGCATCTCAACCAAACATTCTGGTGGTGCCCTCCTTGTCCAGACCACTCTCTGTCAACAGTGGGAAAGAGTCGGGGAGCAATACGCCAAG AGGGAAAGATCATTTGTACTTCCAAAATGCCCAGACGGAAAAAAAGACTGACTTGGCACTTGAGAACCAAAAGCCAACATCAAGTAGATCTCAACATGGACAGGGAGCGGCAAATCCCACAGTACAGGAATCAACTCACGGACAGACCACCAACGACATACTTTCAG TTATTCTAGAGCGTGGAAGCAAGCTTAGAAATGCCATGGTGGTATCAGCTTTAAAGTCTGACATGGACTCTGAACTGGCTCTGAAAGacactcctctacctcttccaAAGGACAACATAGGAGCACCACCAAT GCCGTCCATTCCTCCCCGTGGGAGGCTACTGCAGAACATTCTGCATGCTGACTCCAGTCTCCTGCAGTCTCCCCACAGTCCCCCAGACTACCTCAGCCCAGACGGTACTGCTGCTGACACTGAGAACAGGGCAGTGGATCTGCTGCTGGGCAG TTTGAACGGATCTGCTCTCCCTATCTGGGATGGAGAGGGCTCTCCTCCTGATTCTTTCCTCAGTGTGTATGGAGACAGTGAACTCAATGACCCACAGTATGACCAGAGCCTGCTAGAGAACCTCTTCTACAAAGCTCCT ATGTCTAACAGCAGTCCAAGTGATGACGACAAGGATGGTCCTTCTCCAAAGAAGAATCTCAAGAAGAGGGGTGATGATAAAGAGCTGAGGCACTCTGGTCCAAAGAAAAGTGGAGG CCTGGACTCAGAAAATGTGCAGACTCCAGGGACTGGGGATATGCTTCCAGGGCTGTGTATGGACCAGCTCACTGTCCTAGGTGAGGTCCGGTTGGCCAGAGTAGTGATTCACTCCCTGACTGTGCCTGCCGACAGCACCACCACCATACCTAAGAAGACGTCTGGCAAAGGGAAACCTCCTCGACCCCTCTCCTCTAAGAAATG CTCCTATTTTGTGGAGTACCTGTTCCCCGTAGCTTCCAGCAGGCATGATCCTAGTCAGGCCCTGGCAGCAGAGGTGACACGAGTCTTCTCTAGTAAAGTTACAGGGGGTG TGGTGAACTTTCAGCAGCGCAATGTGTTTCCAGTCCACTTCAGTGGGTCAACTATTGAGCAGTGGTGGGGAACAGAACTCACATTTAACATCTACTTCAGAAACAGCTCCCAGaagaaa CCTGTAGCCATTGGCATGGCTGTGTTCCCCCTCCGCTGTCTACTGCAGAGGGAGCAGTTGAGTCAGACTATCATTCTGCCTGTCCAGAGTTTGCAGGGGACTGGTGAGAGCCAGGACATCGGCCCCCTCAAg GTGTCACTTGAACTGGCTGCAGACAACAAAAATTTCTCATCAGCCAATGGTCAAAGGTCAGCTGGAGCTAGTTACAGAGCCCCCTCCCATGCCCTGACCAGTCCCCAGAGAGAAGCTAGTCCCTCAAGGGTGGACATGACAACCATTAGGCCTCAGCATCACAACACTAGAGGGGAGGATATCCCTCTATCTACTGATAATAATAGATATTCCAGGACGGGAAAAATAACTGTGGCCCCTCAAG AAGGTCCCTCACCTCTCACCAGCCTCCAGACATCTCATGACAGACCTCAGGCCCatcaggtggtggaggaggacagtGGGGTTCTGCTGCATGCTTTGCTCATGGTGCCTAATGGAAAGGACTTTAGCTGTGGACCCATGCAGCCTCCTAATGTCTACTTGAACTGTAAGCTCTTTGGCCAGGATGAGACGTCCAGATCAGTGATCAGCTGGGGCCAGGCAAACCCCTCGTTCAACTTTGTACAG GTGGCTCCTGTGGCCTTGACCTCGAGGCTGCTAGAGAGGATGAGGAACAATGTGATGGTGATTGAGGTTTGGCAGAGAGCAGGAAGCTTAGGGCAGGATCGGCTCCGAGGGCTGGTCAAACTACCCCTCCACCAGTTCTACATGTCCTTCAG AGATCCCAAGATTTCCCACCTTCTGCTTCAGGCTCAGTACCCAGTGTTAGGGGTGGACAGCTACATGCCAGTCATTGATGTGTTTTCAGGCATTATTAAGGGCAACCTCCGGGTGCTTCTAGCCATGGGTCTATCTGTCCAAATAGTATCTCTGCAGCATATGAGGGATGAAGAACTTGGCTCTGTGtctcatctcccaagaccagccCATTTGCTGGATCACCAACCACACAAG GTGAAGCCGTCTCCCGAGGAGACTATGAGAGAGCACTTGTTTGtggtgagagtggagagagtgaagggtctgacaccactacagtctacagtctgggGGGAGGCTGACTGTTATGTCCAGTACACCTTCCCTACTCAGGAGGAGCCTCCTGCTCAAAGTCTGGACCCAAATCTGTTAAACTGCA GTGTGAATCTGAGGCAGTTCCGTACCACCACTACCCTGTGTGTTCCTGACCCAGTGTTTGGCCACAGTGAGAGTCACGTGCTGCTGGCTCCTGTAGAAGTCCCAGTCCAGAGACTGCTACTCAGCTCTTTCTCCAGCCAGGGCCTGGCCAATGGAGGAGGCATCCCGTTTGAAGTGTGGTGCAG GTACTATTACCCAAATGTCCGGGACCAGTTGGTGGCTAAAGGGATGCTGCCCCTGTCCAAGCTGTGCGCCATGGTGACCATGCAGAGACAACAGCCCACTGAAGCCCAGGTCTTCTCCCTTCCGCTGATGCCCAGGACTGACAGCCCTGCTGGACACCAACCTCAGCCCTCAG GATTGCTTGATGTGTTTGTTCATTACAAACAACGTCCGTTGATATCTGATGTAAGGAgtgggggggctgcctctcgggtgGTGACCATGGTGGTTCAGGTGCACAGGGCAGCAGGACTACAGGCAGCAGCAAG GGCTTTGTCAGAGCAAGATGAAACGTTTCAGTACTATGCTGATGTTGGGGTGAATGTGTACGTTACtgcccatctctccttcctgcctGAGAGTGAGAGGCGCAGTACCCGTGTGGCCGCCAGGACCTTCTGCCCAGAGTTTGACCACCACACTGAGTTCCCCTGTGAGCTGCAG GTCCAGAGGAGCTCTGGGGAGACCTGCAGCCTGGCTGAGCTCCTGCAGGAGGCCACAGCTGTCTTCACTGTCTGGAATAGAGACAGTCGCATGG TGATGGTCAGCCCGAGATCAAAGAATACTCTGTTGGGTACAGTGAGAATTCAGCTGGCTGATCTCATCCATAAAAGAACAG GGATCAGTGGGTGGTTTGGAGTGTCTCTGCCGAAGGACCTGACCTCATCTCCCAGACATCACATATTCGTGGGCGGCCTGGACATCTCCATCAACTTTGCACACCatgcagatagagagagggtcatCACTGCCGCCCAGGGCCTGGGctgggaggtggggagggaggaggaggaagaggagctacCCAATGAGGGAGATATGTGGGCTGAGACTCCAAGGACGGTGTCCCTGACCATGTCCATGCCCAGAGCTTGGCTGCCTGTCCACTGTCTCCTCCTGCCTGGACACAGCGAGCTGCAGCGCTCCACCTACTGCTACTTTAGATATAAACTCTACGACGGAGAGGCCTTCTGCTCCCAGCTCAGACACCCTGGCCTGTCTGTGGagaagggaggtggaggggaagagggccTGGCCACGGTGGCCTTCAGAGGAAGCAGGACTGTGGAGCTGAGGAGCAGCCAGCCCCTGCTGTGGTACCTCCGGGAGGAGAAGCTTGAGATTCAGATGTGGGTGGCCTTTGGGAAGGACAGGAGACCTAGGCCTCATGACATGGACCGGCTGGTGGGCTCAGCCTTCGTGGACCTCTCCTCCCTGGCCATGATGGCAAGGCATAAGCTGAATCTCAGTG GTGTGTACCCCCTGTTCAGGCGCTCCGCCCCAGATCTGAGTGGAGCTGCCCTGAGGGTCCACATCACCCTGACCCCTGGATCCCTCCCAGAGGCGCACACACCTGGAGGAGGGGACAGCCAGGACCAGGAGAACTGTGAcagccagggagaggaggaggagggagggcagggagTCCCCTCATCCACAGCAGCTGTGTCCAGACAGTCTGGAACACCCAGCAGACACCAGACCAAGTCCTCAGTGAGTGTAGAGCCTTCACAGCCCTTCGAGGTCAGCATGGAGGACACGTTCACTGTCACCATCACTGTGGACAGGGCCATGCACCTCAGTCTTAAAG GCTGTCCTCTAGCTGAGCGTAGTGGAGTGCTGCCTAGTTGTTGGGTGTCCTACATCACGACTGTCTCTGCTGAACCAGTCACCACAGCTCTCATAGCAGACAGTCACTGCCCCATCTGGGACCACCAGCAGGAGTGCAG GCTGTCAAAGCAACTTCTTCTGGATCCACAACAGTCCCTGGTGTTCAAAGTCTGGCACAAAGGAG ATGTGGAGCGGGTGATTGGGTTTGCCTCAGTGGACCTGTCCCCTCTCCTGTCAGgcttccagtcagtgtgtggctGGTACAACATCACTGACTTCAATGGCCAGTGCCAGGGCCAGCTCAAAGTGTCTGTCTCCCCACTTAAGGGAGTCCAGGAGCTGCGGGgtcagagacaggctgtgtgtgACGGCAACAAAGACTCCTCA GCTTTGTTCCAGACCCTGCCCCTCTATTACCACACGACAGCCACATACAGCAGTTTCCCCTCCCACGTCAGCCGCTACACAGAGCAGAGGATCAACTCCACACCCCACCTTTCTGACAGGCTGCTGCCAGAAAG GTCCAGTGAATGTGACCGGCATGATGAGCACATGGACAGGGTGCGACTGTACCACCAGAGTCttcaggaggggggagggggccaCCCCACCAGTGCTGCTGCGGTGGACGCCCATCCCTCCAGCTCCGTTCTGTTCTCAGCACTCCG GAAGAACCTAAGTGAGTTGGATGACATCCAGAGGTACTTCAGCCATAAGCTGTCCACCCCTACCTTCCCCTCTCAAAGTGAGCAGGGCCAGCGCTCCAGACTGGACGAGCACCAGGTCACAGACACAGACTCCTCCCAGCTCCTTCTCAAGTCCACCCGCCTGGTTGGGGAGGTTAACAACCTCATCAGTG tcattggcagcagagaactggaaggacaggcggccaaagaaagaattggttttgggggtgaccagagagatatacctgctggagcgcgtgatacag GTCTACAGGGACATTATCGCATGGAGACAATACCTTCTAGCCCCAAGAACATCTCAACAACTCCCCCTGTTCCAGATGACCACCACCTGCCCGAAGGCTATGAAACATTCCCCCAGAGTGCTCCATGTATCCATAAAGCATCAGGCTCCCCCCAGGAGGATTTGTCTCCTGTCCCTTCACCTGTACCATGTATGTATCAGGAACACAGTGATTTTCAggctgatgaagaggaggaggacaaggccCCTGCATCTGAAGATGATGGAGGAGGacccagagaggaggaagaggatggagattATGAGGAGACTGTGGTAGAGCCCAGGCCTCTGAATGAGTTTGCATCTCTAACAGACAGAACCAGCCCCTGGACCAGCCTGCTGTCAGACCCAGACCTAGCCTCTCTGGAGAGTCTGGAGACACCAGAGGAGCGCCAAGCCTTGGACTACTCCTACCACCCCAGCCTCACCcaacaggagggggagaggtctGATCTGCAGACTGACACCCTGCAGGCATGGAGGTCTAGTGAGGCCATAGGCAGCAGACTAGAGGAGAGGGAGCAACATGTTAACTCTGAATTCTCTCATGGACCAGACACAGATGAGGAGGAAGACACTGTGAGTGATGGTGAGAGGACACTCCAAACCTCTGACAATGAGGCAGCACTACATCAGGAGTCCATCACTGCTGCTCTACACGAACAGTCCTTATTGTGTAGTGGAGAGACTGCTAGCAGGGTTCCTGGTGACAGAGAAGCTCTATCAGAGGTTGAGACCTCCGGGTTGTTGTACGACACAGCTGCTTTCTCAGAAGAGGACACAGAACATGTTGTCACATCTGACACATATCAGCCAGAAACGTTCCTACACAAAGAAGACAACAGGAAGTCTAAACA CTCTGACCCTGTGGAGATCCCTAATTTCTTCCTCTCATCTCACCACATGGAGGCTTCTATGAGAGCGCTACGCATAGCACCTGTCTTCCCCCTGGCCTCTTCTGACCCA AAAAAGAGCTCTCTTAGACATGGGATTCTCTGTCGGCGCGTTCCTCGTCCCAGGCCCAATATACCACCGTCGTCCATGAAGAAAGAAGAGACCAAGAGAATAGCAAAGATATTTGCATCTCATTTTAAAGACTAA